A region from the Melioribacter roseus P3M-2 genome encodes:
- a CDS encoding YicC/YloC family endoribonuclease codes for MLVSMTGYGKNETHFGSYTIETEIKSLNSRYLDLSVRLPKALSSKELEIREKIKKSIKRGKVYLSVSLKKDGLEDKYGELNTEAVKDAYNVLKKIRKSAGLRDKIKLTDLFIFQDAFFDGSDDRIEEEMKYVLASIEAAIKEMNKMKKAEGKELEKDILSRINKIDEVLTKIEERREKDLNEYFVKFKEKATQLVGELIDDQQRLINELAILSERYDITEECTRLRSHLKLFLDTMKNSDDAGRKLNFILQEMNREANTINSKSVSEHISHLGIEIKEEIEKIREQIQNIE; via the coding sequence ATGCTCGTCAGTATGACCGGATACGGGAAAAATGAAACCCATTTCGGCAGCTATACAATCGAGACTGAGATAAAAAGTCTTAACAGCAGGTACCTCGATTTATCCGTGAGATTGCCCAAGGCGTTATCGAGTAAAGAACTCGAAATACGCGAGAAGATCAAAAAAAGCATTAAACGCGGAAAAGTTTATTTGAGCGTTTCTCTGAAAAAAGACGGGCTGGAGGATAAATACGGCGAACTCAATACCGAAGCCGTTAAAGACGCTTACAACGTTTTGAAAAAAATACGAAAATCCGCCGGTCTGCGGGATAAAATCAAATTGACTGACTTATTCATTTTTCAGGATGCATTTTTCGACGGCAGCGACGACCGGATTGAAGAAGAAATGAAGTATGTTTTAGCTTCGATCGAAGCCGCCATCAAAGAAATGAACAAGATGAAAAAGGCAGAAGGAAAAGAGCTCGAAAAAGACATTCTTTCCAGAATTAATAAAATAGACGAAGTTCTAACGAAAATCGAAGAAAGAAGAGAGAAGGATCTAAACGAGTATTTTGTAAAATTCAAAGAAAAGGCAACGCAATTGGTCGGCGAATTGATTGACGACCAGCAGAGATTAATTAATGAACTTGCGATATTATCCGAAAGATACGATATTACGGAAGAGTGCACCAGGCTCAGAAGTCATCTCAAATTATTCCTCGATACGATGAAAAATTCCGACGACGCGGGCAGAAAACTCAATTTTATACTTCAGGAAATGAATCGGGAAGCAAATACAATTAACAGCAAATCGGTTTCGGAGCATATATCGCATTTAGGTATCGAAATCAAAGAAGAAATCGAAAAGATTAGAGAACAAATTCAAAATATCGAGTGA
- a CDS encoding SDR family oxidoreductase gives MKIFITGGSGLIGQYLNIYIAEKHDILTQYYRNKGNCKEYNSVQLQLNDYDKLKEIFENFRPDAVVHAAAISNSAKADSLSRSYVYEINVNATKKLAELSERYNSKIIYLSTDLVYAGYRGSYLNENAKLIPVSLYAETKLMGEQKIKEATQNYIILREALIYGFGLNHTTNFFQETLKKIKNNERVKLFTDQFRSPLSLKVAARMIARLIEIEDLKSETLNFGGNERLSRYDLIDFACKIAGLRNDLLIKTTMDEENYPYKVYDVSLNIDKLKSYGIEPDPLEESIADIFRQ, from the coding sequence ATGAAAATATTCATAACCGGCGGCAGCGGTTTGATCGGCCAATATCTCAATATCTATATTGCGGAAAAACACGATATCTTAACTCAATACTATAGAAATAAAGGCAACTGTAAAGAATACAATTCCGTGCAGCTTCAATTGAACGACTATGATAAACTCAAAGAAATATTTGAAAACTTCAGACCGGATGCGGTTGTTCACGCGGCGGCAATATCGAACAGCGCCAAAGCGGATTCTTTGTCGCGTAGTTACGTCTATGAAATTAACGTTAATGCTACGAAGAAACTTGCGGAATTATCCGAGCGATATAATTCTAAGATTATATATTTATCGACCGATCTTGTGTACGCCGGATACCGAGGTTCGTATCTCAACGAAAATGCAAAACTGATTCCCGTTTCGCTCTACGCCGAAACAAAATTGATGGGCGAACAGAAAATTAAAGAAGCGACGCAAAATTATATCATTCTTAGAGAAGCGCTTATTTACGGTTTCGGATTGAATCATACGACTAATTTCTTTCAGGAGACTTTGAAGAAAATAAAAAATAACGAGCGGGTAAAACTATTTACCGATCAATTCCGTTCGCCTCTTTCATTGAAGGTAGCCGCTCGAATGATCGCGAGGTTGATTGAAATAGAAGACCTTAAAAGCGAAACTCTTAACTTCGGAGGAAATGAAAGATTGTCGAGATACGATTTGATTGACTTTGCATGTAAAATTGCGGGACTAAGAAACGATTTGTTGATAAAGACGACAATGGACGAAGAAAATTATCCGTACAAAGTTTATGACGTCTCGCTGAATATAGACAAATTGAAATCTTATGGAATCGAACCGGATCCGTTGGAGGAATCGATTGCCGATATCTTCCGGCAATAA
- the dnaB gene encoding replicative DNA helicase encodes MARTRKDNTRLEDSGKFSRDGALRQPPAAVEVERAVLGAMLLDNNAVPKAVEVLKPDAFYDPRNKTIFEVMLSLYESDEPIDLVTLYEELKKSGKFERAGGAAYISQLTEDTTSAANIDYHSRIVLEKWILRQLISTSSEIAEMAFEGKEDVFDLLDEAESKIFRISEEGIKESFTSMDRAVKESLELIEAIHSKKTSFNAVPSGYYELDTMLGGFQKSDLVIIAARPSMGKTAFAMSIARNAAVDHQVPIAVFSLEMSTIQLATRLISAEAKINAHSLRTGKFKAEDYARISRTVHKLSKAPIYIDDTPGITVLELRAKARRLKNEKNIGMIVVDYLQLVNPSTMLESREREISTISRSLKALAKELNVPVIALSQLNRAVEQRSDKKPMLSDLRESGSIEQDADVVIFLYRPEVYGITTYTNGEAGGESTDGIAEVIIGKQRNGPIGEIKLKFVKEYARFENLEKFRQALPEGDVEAMDDQEPF; translated from the coding sequence ATGGCGAGAACAAGAAAAGATAATACAAGATTGGAAGACTCGGGTAAATTTTCAAGGGACGGCGCTTTGCGTCAGCCGCCGGCGGCAGTCGAAGTGGAGCGGGCGGTATTGGGAGCGATGTTATTGGACAATAATGCCGTTCCTAAAGCGGTCGAAGTGCTCAAGCCGGACGCTTTTTATGACCCGCGTAATAAAACTATTTTCGAGGTAATGCTCTCGCTTTACGAATCCGACGAGCCGATCGATCTCGTTACGCTTTATGAAGAACTGAAAAAATCGGGTAAATTCGAAAGAGCCGGCGGCGCGGCATATATCAGTCAATTGACTGAAGACACTACGTCAGCCGCCAATATCGATTATCATTCGCGTATTGTGCTCGAAAAATGGATACTGCGACAGTTGATTTCCACTTCCAGCGAAATAGCCGAAATGGCGTTCGAAGGCAAAGAAGACGTCTTCGACTTGCTCGATGAGGCGGAGTCGAAAATCTTCAGAATTTCAGAAGAAGGAATTAAAGAATCATTCACTTCGATGGACAGAGCCGTCAAGGAATCGCTCGAACTGATCGAAGCAATTCATTCCAAAAAGACTTCGTTCAACGCCGTTCCCTCGGGTTATTATGAACTCGACACAATGCTTGGGGGGTTTCAAAAGTCGGATTTAGTTATTATAGCCGCTCGCCCTTCGATGGGCAAAACCGCGTTTGCTATGTCGATTGCGCGTAATGCAGCGGTCGACCATCAGGTGCCGATAGCGGTCTTTTCGCTCGAAATGTCCACCATACAATTAGCCACGCGCTTGATATCAGCCGAGGCGAAAATTAACGCGCATAGTTTGAGAACAGGAAAATTCAAAGCCGAAGATTATGCGCGTATTAGCAGAACCGTGCATAAATTGAGCAAAGCGCCGATTTATATCGATGATACGCCCGGTATTACCGTATTGGAGCTTCGCGCAAAAGCAAGACGGCTTAAGAATGAAAAAAATATCGGAATGATCGTCGTAGATTATCTTCAATTGGTCAATCCGTCTACCATGCTCGAAAGCAGAGAAAGAGAAATATCGACTATTTCCCGGTCGCTGAAAGCTCTTGCAAAAGAATTGAATGTGCCAGTGATAGCTCTTTCGCAGTTAAATCGCGCCGTTGAACAAAGATCGGATAAAAAGCCGATGCTCTCCGACTTGCGTGAATCCGGTTCGATTGAACAGGACGCCGACGTTGTAATATTTTTGTATCGCCCGGAAGTTTACGGCATTACGACTTATACGAACGGAGAAGCCGGGGGCGAAAGCACCGACGGCATCGCGGAAGTTATTATCGGCAAACAGCGTAACGGTCCGATCGGCGAAATTAAATTGAAATTTGTCAAAGAATACGCCCGGTTCGAAAACCTTGAAAAATTCAGACAGGCTTTGCCGGAAGGCGACGTCGAAGCAATGGACGACCAGGAACCGTTCTGA
- the rpoZ gene encoding DNA-directed RNA polymerase subunit omega, translating into MTLRPVDLTKIKAKIPNLYEAVVVAARRARQINDEYKLEFNTLLNTIVTSNDEEFEDKENPEQLKLALEFDKREKPQIRAINELLNEGIEYRYKEQ; encoded by the coding sequence ATGACACTCAGACCGGTTGATTTAACGAAAATCAAGGCGAAAATTCCGAATCTCTACGAAGCCGTAGTCGTTGCCGCGCGCAGAGCCCGTCAGATTAACGACGAATATAAACTCGAATTCAACACTCTTCTAAATACAATCGTTACGAGCAACGACGAGGAATTCGAAGACAAAGAAAATCCAGAACAACTTAAACTTGCTCTCGAATTCGATAAAAGGGAAAAACCGCAAATTCGCGCTATCAACGAATTGCTAAACGAAGGCATCGAATACCGTTATAAAGAACAGTAA
- the bshB1 gene encoding bacillithiol biosynthesis deacetylase BshB1, translating to MELDILIFAAHPDDAELSMGGAIAKLTAGGYKVGLVDLSRGELGTRGTPELRLKEAEEASRILNLTLRENLGFNDGNLKYNEEHLHALIRKIREFRPKILFAPYFNDRHPDHIGVGNLVKEAFFFSGLPKIVTGQDAYRPGRLFYYMQTYEFKPSFIVDISETFETKMNAVRAYKSQFYNPDSNEPETFISQPNFLKFLEARAKVYGFKIGKDYGEPFFCEEEIEFDIVQLIK from the coding sequence ATGGAGCTCGATATACTGATATTTGCCGCTCATCCCGACGACGCAGAATTATCAATGGGCGGCGCAATTGCTAAGTTAACAGCAGGAGGTTATAAAGTCGGTCTCGTGGATTTATCCCGCGGAGAACTCGGCACAAGAGGAACTCCGGAATTAAGATTGAAAGAAGCGGAAGAAGCATCCCGAATTTTGAACTTGACGCTCAGAGAAAACCTCGGATTCAATGACGGCAATCTTAAATACAATGAAGAGCATCTGCATGCTTTGATACGCAAGATAAGAGAATTTCGCCCTAAGATACTCTTTGCGCCTTACTTTAACGACCGTCACCCCGACCATATCGGCGTTGGCAATCTTGTTAAAGAAGCGTTCTTTTTTTCCGGACTCCCCAAAATTGTTACGGGGCAGGATGCTTATCGTCCCGGACGTCTTTTCTATTATATGCAAACATATGAATTCAAACCTTCTTTTATAGTTGATATAAGCGAAACGTTCGAAACGAAAATGAACGCAGTCCGCGCATATAAATCTCAATTCTATAATCCCGATAGCAACGAGCCCGAAACGTTTATCAGTCAGCCTAATTTCCTCAAATTTCTCGAAGCTCGGGCAAAAGTTTACGGCTTTAAAATCGGCAAAGATTACGGAGAGCCTTTCTTTTGCGAAGAAGAAATTGAATTTGATATAGTCCAACTAATTAAATAA
- a CDS encoding uracil-DNA glycosylase, translated as MSSLEKNLTEALKLQKEIFGDDLFILKEEKEEKIPEPEIKTTEKIEKNLNKNLFEEGFQKAETLEELDSLINTCTKCDLSKSRTKFVFGVGNPQARAMLIGEAPGADEDKQGEPFVGRAGKLLNDILKAIDLTRDDVFIANILKCRPPGNRDPLPSEMETCMPYLYKQIELINPKIVLCLGRVAANGLLNKKLSLSALRGNVYELNGIKVVVTYHPAALLRNPGWKKGCWEDVKKFKKLYDELN; from the coding sequence ATGTCGTCGCTGGAAAAGAATTTAACGGAAGCTTTAAAACTTCAAAAAGAGATTTTCGGCGACGACCTTTTTATTTTAAAAGAGGAAAAAGAAGAAAAGATTCCGGAGCCCGAAATAAAAACTACAGAAAAGATTGAGAAGAATTTGAACAAGAATCTGTTCGAAGAAGGTTTTCAAAAAGCCGAAACTCTCGAAGAACTCGACAGTCTTATTAATACGTGTACAAAGTGCGACTTGTCGAAATCGCGCACCAAATTTGTATTCGGCGTTGGGAATCCGCAGGCGCGCGCCATGTTGATCGGAGAAGCTCCCGGCGCGGACGAAGACAAACAAGGCGAACCTTTCGTCGGCAGAGCCGGTAAATTGTTGAACGATATTTTGAAAGCAATCGATTTGACAAGGGACGACGTCTTCATTGCGAATATTTTGAAATGCCGTCCGCCGGGCAACAGAGACCCTCTGCCCTCGGAAATGGAAACTTGTATGCCGTATCTCTATAAACAAATCGAGCTGATTAATCCGAAAATTGTACTCTGCCTCGGCAGAGTCGCGGCTAACGGTCTTTTGAATAAAAAACTTTCTCTTTCGGCTTTGAGAGGAAATGTCTACGAGTTAAACGGAATCAAAGTGGTCGTTACTTATCATCCGGCGGCTTTGCTCAGAAACCCCGGTTGGAAAAAAGGCTGCTGGGAAGACGTAAAAAAATTCAAAAAATTATACGACGAATTGAACTGA
- the gatB gene encoding Asp-tRNA(Asn)/Glu-tRNA(Gln) amidotransferase subunit GatB has protein sequence MNDKYEAVIGLEVHAQLLTDTKIFCGCSTKFGSAPNTNVCPVCLGQPGVLPVLNKKVVEYTVLMGLATNCRINRKSIFARKHYFYPDLPKNYQISQYEEPICEHGHITIEFKDGTKKKIGITRIHMEEDAGKSIHDQDFDTLIDLNRTGTPLMEIVSEPDIRTPEEAYLYLTKLKQILTYLGICNGNMEEGSLRCDANISVRLKGETKFGTKTEVKNMNSFRNVERALAFEIERQIDLLEDGKEVVQQTLLWDADANVAQPMRSKEEAHDYRYFPDPDLMPVVIEDKMLDEIKSRMPELPDEKKNRFIENFGLPAYDAEILTSSRELADYYEKILTVTKDYKSASNWVMTEVLKVVNEEKIDISAFPVSPENLGKLIELINNNTISGKIAKDVFPEMLRSNKDPETIVKEKNLVQITDTSAIESIVEKVLSANQKQVEEFLSGKEKVLGFLVGQIMRETKGKANPQIVNEILRNKLNTLK, from the coding sequence ATGAACGACAAATACGAAGCGGTAATAGGACTTGAAGTCCACGCACAATTATTAACCGACACAAAAATTTTCTGCGGATGTTCGACCAAATTCGGTTCCGCCCCGAATACAAACGTATGTCCGGTTTGTTTGGGACAACCAGGCGTACTTCCCGTACTGAACAAGAAAGTTGTCGAATACACGGTTTTGATGGGACTCGCCACAAATTGCAGAATAAATCGTAAATCGATCTTTGCAAGGAAGCATTACTTTTATCCCGATCTGCCCAAGAATTATCAGATTTCGCAATACGAAGAACCGATATGCGAACACGGTCATATAACGATTGAATTTAAAGACGGAACGAAGAAAAAAATCGGCATTACAAGAATCCACATGGAAGAAGACGCCGGTAAATCGATTCACGATCAGGATTTCGATACGTTGATCGATTTGAACAGAACCGGAACGCCTTTGATGGAAATCGTAAGCGAACCCGACATCCGAACTCCTGAAGAAGCTTATTTGTATCTTACAAAACTAAAACAGATACTAACTTATCTCGGCATTTGCAACGGCAATATGGAAGAAGGCTCGCTCAGGTGCGACGCTAACATCTCGGTTCGTCTTAAAGGCGAAACAAAATTCGGCACAAAGACAGAAGTTAAAAACATGAACTCGTTCCGCAACGTCGAGCGCGCGCTGGCTTTCGAAATCGAAAGACAAATCGACTTGCTCGAAGACGGAAAGGAAGTCGTTCAGCAGACGCTTTTATGGGACGCCGACGCCAACGTCGCTCAACCGATGCGTTCGAAAGAAGAAGCGCACGATTACCGTTATTTCCCCGATCCGGACCTTATGCCGGTAGTGATTGAAGATAAAATGCTCGACGAAATCAAAAGCCGGATGCCTGAGCTGCCGGACGAAAAGAAAAACCGTTTTATAGAAAATTTCGGATTGCCCGCTTACGACGCCGAAATCCTTACATCTTCCCGCGAACTTGCAGACTACTACGAAAAAATTCTTACCGTCACTAAAGATTATAAATCCGCCAGCAACTGGGTAATGACGGAGGTTCTGAAAGTAGTCAACGAGGAAAAAATCGATATATCTGCATTTCCGGTCAGTCCGGAAAATCTCGGTAAGTTAATCGAATTAATTAACAACAACACTATAAGCGGCAAAATTGCAAAAGACGTTTTTCCCGAAATGCTGAGGAGCAACAAAGACCCGGAAACGATAGTTAAAGAAAAAAATCTCGTTCAAATAACCGATACATCGGCTATCGAATCGATTGTAGAAAAAGTTTTGTCCGCCAATCAAAAACAGGTGGAAGAATTTCTCTCCGGCAAAGAAAAAGTGCTCGGCTTTCTCGTGGGACAAATAATGCGCGAGACAAAGGGAAAAGCGAATCCGCAAATTGTAAATGAAATCCTGCGGAATAAATTGAATACCCTGAAGTAG
- a CDS encoding N-acetylmuramoyl-L-alanine amidase-like domain-containing protein: MNKLNFLLLFLLLIIITFITNAQVYSPEDVAICRNKLELAYKNNLRSEPINKIIEQIGLSFIGADYKAHTLEETEDESLIINLKGLDCYTFVEATVALARCIKNNDTSFNAFLKEIENLRYRNGDMKGYASRLHYFSDWIYEMQKRGIGKDITEEIGGIPYNKKINFMSSHTKSYKQLADNRKLTDSIALIENEISSRKYYYIPQKMIRRIESKLLSGDIIGITTNIPGLDISHTGIAVKGRDGRIHLLHAPDVGKKVEITKLPLAEYIESHSKQTGIMVLRIN; encoded by the coding sequence ATGAACAAACTAAATTTCCTTTTACTTTTCCTGCTTCTGATAATAATTACTTTTATTACAAACGCGCAGGTCTACAGCCCGGAAGACGTAGCCATATGCCGCAATAAATTAGAGCTGGCATATAAAAACAATCTAAGAAGTGAACCGATTAATAAGATAATCGAGCAGATCGGGTTGAGTTTTATCGGCGCCGATTATAAAGCTCATACTCTCGAGGAGACCGAAGACGAATCGCTGATAATTAATCTCAAAGGTCTCGATTGTTATACGTTTGTGGAAGCGACTGTGGCTCTGGCAAGATGTATAAAAAACAACGATACCTCCTTCAACGCTTTCCTTAAGGAAATTGAAAATCTAAGATATCGAAACGGCGATATGAAAGGCTACGCATCGCGTCTCCACTATTTTTCCGACTGGATTTATGAAATGCAAAAAAGGGGGATCGGAAAAGATATAACCGAAGAAATAGGAGGAATTCCGTACAATAAAAAAATTAATTTTATGTCGTCTCATACAAAAAGCTATAAACAGTTGGCGGACAATCGGAAATTGACGGATTCGATTGCCTTAATTGAAAATGAGATTTCGTCGAGAAAATACTACTACATTCCTCAGAAGATGATTCGACGAATCGAAAGCAAGCTACTCAGCGGCGACATAATCGGGATTACAACCAATATTCCGGGACTTGATATTTCTCATACGGGTATTGCGGTAAAAGGAAGAGACGGCAGGATACATTTACTTCATGCTCCTGATGTCGGTAAAAAAGTGGAAATAACAAAACTACCTTTGGCTGAATATATCGAATCGCATTCGAAACAGACGGGTATAATGGTTCTGCGTATTAATTAG
- a CDS encoding deoxyribonuclease IV codes for MKQLIGAHTFVKGGPASAIETAEKLGFTAIQIFTKNNNRYFERDLREDEINDYKEKLKNSGIKFVVSHDSYLINLCSKNPEGLKKSRAAFVKELERCEQLGIPHLNFHPGAHGGQGEEDGLKLIAESLNYAHEKTKGFKVKSMLEATAGQGTALGYKFEHLRKIIDMVDEPERMTVCIDTCHIFAAGYNIRDPKEYKKVMKEFDEIVGLDLLKCIHMNDSKKELGSKVDRHEHIGKGYIGLEGFSNIMNDKKIEHVPKILETPKGKDQKEDLKNIETLLSLIK; via the coding sequence ATGAAACAATTAATAGGCGCGCATACATTCGTCAAAGGCGGACCGGCTTCGGCTATTGAAACCGCCGAGAAGCTGGGATTCACAGCCATTCAAATCTTCACCAAAAACAACAATCGTTATTTCGAACGCGATTTGAGAGAAGACGAAATTAACGATTACAAAGAAAAATTGAAAAATTCAGGAATCAAGTTTGTCGTTTCGCACGACTCTTATTTAATAAATCTGTGCTCGAAGAATCCCGAAGGATTAAAAAAGTCGCGCGCGGCTTTTGTAAAAGAACTCGAAAGATGCGAACAGCTCGGAATACCCCATTTGAATTTTCATCCGGGAGCTCACGGCGGACAGGGAGAAGAAGACGGACTAAAATTAATCGCTGAATCGCTCAATTACGCTCACGAAAAGACCAAAGGTTTCAAAGTAAAAAGCATGCTCGAAGCCACGGCGGGACAGGGAACGGCGCTCGGTTATAAGTTCGAACATCTGCGTAAAATTATCGATATGGTAGACGAACCGGAAAGAATGACCGTGTGTATCGACACATGTCATATATTTGCCGCCGGCTATAATATTCGCGATCCGAAGGAATATAAAAAGGTGATGAAGGAATTCGATGAGATTGTCGGACTCGATTTACTGAAATGCATCCACATGAACGACAGCAAGAAAGAATTGGGAAGCAAAGTGGACAGGCACGAACATATCGGCAAAGGATACATCGGCCTCGAAGGCTTTTCAAATATTATGAACGACAAAAAAATTGAACATGTGCCGAAAATTCTGGAAACTCCCAAAGGGAAAGATCAAAAAGAAGACCTTAAAAATATCGAAACGCTTCTGAGCTTAATAAAATAA
- a CDS encoding NAD(P)-dependent oxidoreductase, with translation MKVAFIGTGLMGEPMAFRLLKAGYNLFVFNRTKSKTERLKKHQAKIFDSAADAVKETPVIITMLTDFNAISETLFSEKISFKGKTLIQMSTISPNESLLLKNRIEENEGEYIEAPVLGSIPQVEEGRLVVMVGASKENYNKWKKLLKNFGDGVYHVGDIGSASAMKLALNQLIASLTSVFSMSLGYILASNVDVNQFMEILRKSALYAPTFDKKLNGMLKRDFDKANFPLKHLLKDVNLIQEEFAGKKINTEIIEKVRNILQKGMEMNMADKDYSALFNVIYPKQE, from the coding sequence ATGAAGGTAGCTTTTATCGGTACCGGATTGATGGGAGAACCAATGGCTTTCAGATTGTTGAAAGCGGGATATAATTTATTCGTATTTAATAGAACAAAATCCAAAACGGAACGCCTGAAAAAACATCAGGCTAAAATTTTCGATTCCGCCGCCGATGCGGTTAAAGAAACGCCGGTAATAATTACAATGCTTACGGATTTTAATGCAATAAGCGAAACTTTGTTTTCTGAAAAAATTTCTTTCAAAGGAAAAACGTTGATTCAGATGAGCACCATATCGCCTAATGAAAGCCTTCTGTTGAAAAACCGAATAGAAGAGAACGAGGGAGAATATATTGAAGCTCCGGTTCTGGGAAGCATTCCGCAGGTCGAAGAAGGTCGGCTAGTTGTGATGGTTGGAGCTTCGAAAGAGAATTACAATAAATGGAAAAAGTTATTGAAGAATTTCGGAGACGGCGTCTATCACGTCGGCGATATCGGAAGCGCTTCGGCAATGAAGCTGGCGTTGAATCAGTTGATTGCCTCGCTCACTTCGGTCTTTTCGATGAGTCTCGGCTATATTCTGGCGAGCAATGTGGATGTAAATCAATTCATGGAAATTCTGAGGAAGAGCGCTCTTTACGCTCCTACGTTCGACAAAAAGCTGAACGGAATGCTCAAGAGAGATTTCGACAAAGCGAACTTCCCTTTGAAACACTTATTGAAAGACGTCAATCTTATTCAAGAAGAATTTGCAGGTAAAAAGATTAATACGGAGATAATAGAAAAAGTAAGAAATATATTGCAAAAGGGAATGGAAATGAATATGGCGGATAAAGATTATTCGGCCCTGTTCAATGTGATTTATCCAAAACAAGAATAG
- the gmk gene encoding guanylate kinase gives MTKPKLFVFSAPSGAGKTTIVKELLKTFPELKYSVSATTRKKRPGEIDGVDYYFLTEEEFKKKIENGEFVEWEKFYDYYYGTLKKSVEDNLANGYNTVFEVDVKGALNIKKIFPDAVLIFIVPPDIEALKKRLLNRRTETEEDLKKRIERAEMELGYKDKFDYVVENSDLQRAIEEVKKIINKEISEVNYHDTQTG, from the coding sequence GTGACCAAGCCAAAGCTTTTTGTGTTTTCCGCTCCGAGCGGCGCAGGCAAAACTACTATTGTTAAGGAACTGTTGAAAACTTTTCCCGAACTTAAATATTCGGTTTCAGCCACGACGCGCAAAAAACGCCCCGGCGAAATCGACGGAGTCGATTATTATTTCCTTACAGAAGAAGAATTCAAAAAGAAAATTGAAAACGGCGAATTTGTAGAGTGGGAAAAATTCTACGATTACTATTACGGCACTCTGAAAAAATCTGTTGAAGATAACCTGGCAAATGGGTATAATACAGTTTTCGAGGTGGATGTTAAGGGCGCGTTAAACATTAAAAAGATTTTTCCGGATGCCGTCCTGATTTTTATCGTTCCGCCGGATATCGAAGCCTTGAAAAAAAGGTTGCTGAATCGCAGAACCGAAACTGAAGAGGACTTGAAAAAAAGAATTGAACGAGCCGAAATGGAGCTCGGGTACAAAGACAAGTTTGATTATGTCGTGGAAAACAGTGATTTGCAACGCGCAATTGAAGAAGTAAAGAAAATAATAAATAAAGAAATATCGGAGGTAAATTATCATGACACTCAGACCGGTTGA